In Chiloscyllium plagiosum isolate BGI_BamShark_2017 chromosome 1, ASM401019v2, whole genome shotgun sequence, the sequence acatttctctgcattaaatttcagttGCCATGTCAGTAGTCTGTGCCTTCCTAAAGTTACTTTTCCTCATTGTTTCTCATGTTCCTAGTTTTGGTATCATCATATTCTCTATACCCAAGTTCCTGTCATTAATATATTTCAAAAGTAGCAGATGTCCTTGAAGCTAATCCCTGATTACTTCCCTTCAGTCGAGAAAAAGTTTTCATCTTATGTATGACTCCatgtacagtctgttctgctataacacatgtgtctttaatgcaattgaagaatttagaccattatttgtagaacatgaactttccttacctgtattggctataatgtgattctggccccattagtttaaatggcataactattgcacaattttcttataacgtgagattgcacaagaatgggactattgcattatatcagaaccaaatGTATTCTGTCTCTGACTCAATTTCATATCCATGTTGCATCTGCTGCTTTTGAATGTCATTGACTTTCATTTTGATAACAAATATATTACATAACACTTTATCAAATACTTTTTGAACATCATGTACACAGCATCTGCTGCACTACCTtcatccatcctctttgttaTCTTCGAAGACACAAGTTGGGTGAGGCCCATTAGTTCCTTGAAGAGTCTGAGGACTGTGACAGTGCAGAGTCCCTGTTGTAGCTTGCCTGAATGAACATTGTGTGTCCATTTGTACTACAAAAAATTATACCAAGTGTGGAAAAAGCTAACAATTGAGAAGATTGTGATAGATGGAATTGGTGAAACAGAAAATTGGGAAGAATGTGACTGTTAAATTTGATGGAGTATTAGGATTATATATATATGAATAGTTGAGCTAAATGGAACTGGGTAGCAATAATGAAAATTAGAGTAGGTAATATTATAAAGGTTTGGTTGtgtaaatatttatttaagaGGAAGAGAAAGGTCTTTGTAGTTGTTGAGGAAGAAAATGGTTGAAGATGTAGAACGCATACTGTTCTACAGTACTGGGGACAAGAGAATTAGAACTCAGTAACAGTGCCATCTTCTTCCAGGTAATGTTGGGCAGAAAATTATGGCTGGGTGTCAAACTACTTGCTCTactttccccacccccccaaaaaaatagTTAGTGGCCAACTGGTTAGCTGGTTAGAAGCCCACCCCACAGCTATTATTCACGACAGATGGGCAAAATAAACTCCAAGTGggacattccctctctctctggaatGGAATCCCATCCCTGAGAGCTGTTGACAACCAAATCTGGCACccagagcagcagcagcaagagCTAGAGCTCCCTACTGGGTGCTGTTGAAATTGCTTGTAGCCCCATGCAGGAGGACCAATTAATCCTGGATCCAGGTAGGTCTGAGCTTTGGGCTCAGGGTCAAGAGGTGGTTGGAGTGAGGGTTTAAAAGAATCTGTGGGTCTGAAGGAAGCATGTTTCCTACCTTCTTAAGAGAGTGCCCCAATGGACAAATTCCCTCCAATTGTAGGACTGCCCCCTACACCTTTATACAATTTATAAAGAATTATGAATCTCATTTCTATCTGACTGCCCAGGCCAACCATATTATGATGTGGGCATTATAATGTTGGGGTCAATTGatcttttaaaaatctcatttGATCATTAATAATTTATTTACATAGATGGTTAACCTCCTATTTTTTAGCATCTATACTCTGTTATGAGGGGCAGCTTAGGAGTATGTGGCAAGATGGTAAGCTAATCACTTCACTGTACTACATGTCTTGTCCCACCCAGGGCTGGGGCATGTAATATCCAGAGTGACGAATTTCAAAGTGCCTTCCTCACACTGCACTTGGAACTCTGTTGGTCTGTTGTCAATGTCCTTCAGTTCTGCTGAGTACGGAGAATGATCAAAACGTAAAATGGGCTCTCAGATAGGCAACAGGAGAAATCTTTGGATTTATTTAAGAACAAAGTAAATGGTGCTTTGGGAGAACGTAGAGATTTTCTAGTTGGATGAACTCACTGAATGGGCTTTTCTTACTCAGTATTTCATGATCTGGAGCTCAATGTTTAGCAGAATGCATCAAGATCTCTATTTCCCCTCCAGTATGAGAAAACAATTTGCTGGGCATGCAGAATTCTTCCCAAACATTCTGCTTACATCTGTTGCAATATTTTGCTGTCCATCAACAGCACAGTATTGCTGCTTTGTGATGATGTTTTAAACAATTGTGCTGAAGCCTTTCTTTCCAGGTTGGGTAGTTTTGGTGCCCCAGGTTCAACCTTTTCTTGCCCAAATTTTGTCTCAATATACTTATAATTCATAAAAACATCCAGAAGTCAAATAATTTCTTCAGAATTCAAACAAACATTGAAACTATGATTCTACTCTAATCCCTCAAATCCAAAAGTCAAGAAAACAATTATATTTATATTCATCATCAAAAACTTTGAGTTTACATTCTTGTCCTTGGGTTTTATCAATGTTCATAAGTTAAAATTAATTAGTTAAGCAAAATAATACTTTAGTTAAATTTTTACAAACCTGTGGACTTATAAATTTGTTCTTCTGAGGATAAGTATTTTAATGACAACAGAACAAGCAATTTTAGACCAAAGATAATTTATCTATTTAAGCACTGAAAAAAGCACAAAATTTGAAACACCATTCTTCATCAAGTCCATTCCTTCAGATTTAGATACTTCGTAATATTACAAAaagaaagtgaataaatatgtATGCATATTTTTACTACATGTATATTTAATGCTTTAAACATTTCTCCTTGATATATAATGTTATTTATGTTTTACATCTTACTTTGCTATTAAATATTCTAGGCTTCAACATCAAAAATATGCATCTGGACAAATGTATCCGTGCAAACAATGAGAAGAATAGAATATCTCTCACTGAATGCAACCCAGATTCTGAGCAGCAGCAATGGAGATGGGATTCTCACCTAAACTCCATAGTCAGTCTTAAAACTGAGCAGTGTCTGACTGTTCACAAAGCTAACAAATTTGGAACAGTGAAACTGGAACCATGTGCCAGTGGTCAACTTCAGGCGTGGATATGTAGCAAACGGGGTCATTTAACTCTTGAAGGTTTCAGCTTGCATCTCAGCATAAAGCATGGGACGAACAAAGTTCACATCTCACATGAAAAAGGCAAATTAAGCAAGTGGCGAACTTTAAAAGATCAAATCATCTGTAAAGAGGCTAATAACCATATTTGGCAACATGAAGGTACTTCAAAAATTTTGGTTTTGCATCTGTTTTTGGTGTTAACTAAGGTTTAGGTATTAGCAGTAATATAGAAAACCATCCCTTCACTTCTATGGCATGTGCAAATTAAATATTTGATTTTCAGCAAACTGAGGAACTGTAACTTAACTACCAGACATTATGGTAtaatttctccacagatgcttccagacctgctgaatatttctagtATTTTatacttttaatttcagatttccagcatctgccttaTTTTGCTTCAGAATTATGACATTTTGGTTTTCTAGATTAAAATCAATTCCTTACATATAATACTCATACTCAATTACACATTAAAAGAATTTTAACCAAGTATAAAAACAGTTTCTTTTACGCTTTGTGGAGCAATTGTGTTACCAATTTTAACATCATTTGGAAAATTTCTGGGAAATATTTATTAATaacaaaatatttataaattgAAGGTTCCTTGACAAAAGGGACTACAGATCAGCTAAGACACATGTTAGTGTCACTGAGTcataccgcacagaaacagaccctttgactcAACTCATCTATGCaaatcaggtttcctaaactaatctagtcccgtttgcgtGCATTAGGCCCACagctctctaaacctttccaattcatgtacctgtctaaaagTCTTTTCATTGTTGTAATTGttctcacctctaccacttcctctggtagctcattccatataagcacccctctctgggtgaaaagttgcccctcaggtcacttttaaatcttttgcctctcaccttaaacctatgctgtctggtTTGGACTGGATTCAGTTCCACAAATTGATATTGTTCAGTAAATTCAACATCAAATCAGACACAGAACAAGAACAaaacagagggaaagaaagaCTGAATTATAAGAGATGAGGAAAAGACAGAAAGGTGAAGCTTTACTTttcatgttttaaattttttaatgGTTTATTCTAGTAACTGAAACTTAAAGGGATGAAATTAATGGTTGACTGGCAGTGCCATAAAGTTTTATAGCAATAAATAAGTGTATTATTAACATTTTAACATTGCTAAAAGAATGTTTAGATTTGAAATGACAACATATAACTTTCTGTGTTGAGTTTATTTTGTGCCCAGTAAGCTATTAGTGGAACTTCAGTCAGGCAACCAGCAAAATGTCATTTTCACAAAGTTGGTGGCAGAACTGTGCAACCCAGACAGAATGTTTTTTGGAAATTTGAGTTTTACTATCCATTTGCCTATCGCCTGAAGTTGTTGTATTAATTAAGCATATGTATATATCAATGGTTTGGACATGAATGCAAAGGGCATGATTAAGATATTTTGAGGCAATTTTGAGAAAGCTATAGATTATAAAAAGGCATCAACTGGGTGTTTATATCAGCCAAGTTGTGGAGTTCAGTCCAGGAAAATGAGAATGTTAAGGGATGTGTGGTAATGTAACCAGATGAGCAATCCTGATGCAAATCAATATTTTGGTGTATGGTTTCGAATCCTACCATGGTAcacggtgaaatttgaattctataaTATCTGAGAAACCTCATGATGGCCATGCAATTACTGTCAATTAtaaaaatgtcctttagggaagaaagtgTGCCACCCTTACCGAgtatggtctacatgtgacttcagaccacagcaattgactcttaactcccaGGTGGGCAATAAAATACTGGCTTAACCAATAATGCCCACATCTTGTGTGAATACAaaagttgcattttggtaaggttaAGAAGGCAAAGGAATTCACAAGTAAATGGTAGAATATTGACGAGTTTAAATGAATGTTCACAGATCCCTAAAGCGAGCTGGACAGGTAGAAAAGATTGTTATGATGATTTACAGGATACTTCCTTTTATAAGCTGAAGCATAGAATTTAAGAGCTGGGGGTTGTTCTGGCATTGTGTATACAGTAACACAAGTTAGGCTGGTGCTGGAGTACTGCTTGCAGTTGTGCAGGAAAAATGTGATTGCTTCAAAGAGGGTACAgagatttattcctgatgaagggcttttgcccgaaacgtcgatctgactgctcctcggatgttgcctgaactgctgtgcgtttccagcaccactaatccagaatctggtttccagcatctgcagtcattgtttttacctacagagaacattgacaaagatgttgcatGGACTGAAAATGTTAGTTAGATTGAAAGATTGGTCAGCCTGGTGTTTTCAAGAGAGGATTAGATgcttatttgaatagaaacaatgtgcatggtatgggaaaaaggcaggacaaaGCCTTAATGTTTATTTAGAGAGTTTGTGCAGACATGATGGCTTGATTGGCCACCTTTTGCACGATAATAATTCTGTAATACTGGGAAAAGGAGTTTGAGAGGGGCTCTAATTAAAATGTCTAGAATTATGAGGGGTTTAGAAAGAGTGGAGGGAGGGCTAGTAGTCCAATGGGTTGCAGGTCTGACTCTCAGTTAAAAGCTTTGAGTTTGAATCACATTCAGGACCTGATTCTCTTGGTTGAGGGATCCATAatcatagatttaggatgagagaaTTAGGGAAGATTTTGAGGGGAAATTCTTTTCAGGCAGAGTGAAGGGGATCTAACATTTACTGTTTAAAGGGTATCAGATGCAGAAATCCTGACAACATTTGATAGGTCAGACCTGTACTTGAAGTGCCAAAAGCTAAAAGGCTATTGGGCAAGACCAAAAAGGTGGGATTAGGCTGGATATCTATTTGTCACCTGGTGCagatatggtgggctgaatggcctcctttcatgtaaatttctcattttttGATACTGAAAGAAAAGGGGAAGTACTGTTTGGCTGACCATTATTTTAGGAGAAAGATTTGATTGGTTTTTGATGAATAGCAGATTCCTAGTTTAGTCAGAGGTAAGTTTCTCATGGCATCATTGACGAAATCTTGCCTTTTCTGTGCATGTTGAGATAATTTCACAGTTTTGATTTGTTACTGGTGCAGTACAACCTTGATGAAAAGCAAGTGTGCTGTGATTATCTCATACTTGATTTTTGCTTGGTGGTGACTAAAGCCTCTGTTGCTTTATTAGACTCACTCTTTGTGCTTTCTCCATAGCAACAGCAAAATAGAACATTCTGTTGAAGCATTCCGCCAGTGAATATTCTCTGCTGATTAAAAGTGAAATTCCATTAACCCAATGAGGGCTGCATTAGCTCTTTCTGAATGAAAGGGCATTTTATCATTGACTCTTTACAAGTAACTTGTACTTGAAAACAGTGAACCACAGATTAAATTGTCGATGCCAGAATGAAAAGGAATGAAAGCTTCAGCAGTGTTATGCCAAAGAAAGTTAATGTTTAAAATGCATGACACATAGTTTAAGCTCTTACAAGTTAAAGGAATATAACGAGCTTTCATTTCCTCTGGTTATAATATTATAGAATTTTGAATATCATATTAATATTAGGCCAGGTTAGGTACTCTACTTTAATACTATTATTCCATCAAATTTTCACTGTTTTGAATATTGATCGGCATTGTCAAACTCATTAAATTAGTTTTGTTCTGAAATGTAGCTGTACTTTTTCCCAGTCCTGTGTACCTCCCGAGACAGTTCAGTTTTATTTCACAATCTGTTTCCAGGAGACTCCAGCCTACAATCAACCATTTGCAACAAATAACTGTTTACGGATTACCACTGAAAAATACATTTCATGCCAAGAACTTGGATGGTGTGAAATTGGACAACTTACTAAAACTGTTGGCAAAAGTATACAATGAGTTCAAACTTCCGGGACACCTCGGgaggaatagagaaaaaaaacacaatgtttgAACTAAAGGGGAAAATGCTGAGTATCTTTCTCTAACATCTGTTGTATTTATTTCAGAAGCATCTTTGGACTGGAAGATGGTGAGGTCCAAGTAGTCAAAGAAAGTGACACTTAGGatattttcatgttttatttGTATTTGCTGACAATATctctggctagggcagcatttattgcctaatcCTAATTGcgcagaggacagttaagagtcaaccatattgctataggtctgaagtcacatgcaggccagaccaagtaaagatgacagatttctttctctaaaggcaTTGTGAACCAAATGGTTAACGTGGTCACCACTTGACTAGCTCTTTAATTCAGATTGTTTAATATTGATTCAaattcaccacctgccatggtaaAATTAGAATCCATGTCCTCAAAACCTTAGCCTGGGATTCTAGATTACCACTTCAGTGGCATCACTACAATGCCAATGCCTCCACAATAATGTGTCAATGTTAACAAAAAGTAAAatgaagtcaccatagtcctagaGGGCAAAGACTCATGAGAGAGgtaactggtggtgagtttaatctgagtGTGACCACATCTTGGCTGAGGGGTGAGGGTCCTCATGGTGATCTCAGCGAGTACAGGACTTAAACTTgaactgttagcatcactctgcaaaCCAGCTGAACAGCCAATTGCGAATACTGACCATGAGAAAAGACCATGTATACTTCTTCTTCCTTGGTTAATTATGGATTTATTGCCAATGCATCGACTATCCCTTCCCAATTTCCTTGAGAGACCAAAAAAGGGACCAATTCAGAAATGTTGATTTGAAGATTCCTCTGTGACTTTATAGGTAGGTAGACAAGCTACAGCAGATTCCTACATTCATCGCATGTAAACTTGTTGCAATTTACTTAAATATCAGCTAAATCTGAGGTTGGAATCTCAGCAAAGGGGCCAGGGGCGTTAGGGAGTTTGGTTTGGTTAACTTTTATGCTAATCGAGGTAAATGATATCAGTGTCAAAAATGATTatattttctgatgaagggccattGGTCTGactgtctttctctccacagatgcttcctgacctgctccagcattttctggttttacttTAAATTTCCAACATCAATAGTGTTTTGCTATTGTAGCACTTGTACACAGTTTGACCCAGTGTCACCATAAGCCAATTTGGAGTTTAGTCTGCATTGGCTAAAGAGCAAATCTTCTACTTGACCCTATCATTATGCCTTGATTCAACCTGTGTATTTTTTCCAGGTCTGGGTACATTAGGCAGATTCTTGTTAGGGTCTGAGTGACATAGGCAATAGTGACATGTGGCAGAGTTGAATGAGAAGTCTGGGCGGGGCCCATTCTGACATTGGGAACAACTCACTTTATTCTTTATGCTTTGTTCAAGGGGTGTGGCAAGTTTCTTGCAGTTTGCCAATTAAGAGACATTATTCCTTGCTAACGGCACAACTTGCTCTgtttgatatttattttaccaaaGCTAAATGTTGAAAAAAACCCAACATGGAAACCTAGTAGGTTCAGCTTCTCACTTGTTACCAATGATCTCCAAGTTGCCTATGGCCAAACTGCAGCCTAGGGCATGATACATAGACACCAGCCATGCACACCCTTTGTCCATGGACATTAACACTCAGTATCTGCCATCCCTTCAACTCCACAAGCATCCTGCCTCTCCGATACACTGGCAGTCCACTCGGGAAGTGCAGACTTGCAGAGCAGGGAGTACTATCAACTGGCATTGAAATGCTGCTACATTTCAGGGGTGGGGAATTATGGCTGTCCACAGTTGAGAGAACCTTGGTTACAAGGGGCTGCTGTGTATAACCACACCTGGCATGTTCACCTTGTATGCCACGGCCTGGGTGGGAAAAATAGGCAGGTGCGGGTGCATGGAGAGGGGTTGGGTAGGGACTTTGTGAGGTGCAAAGCATATCGTGTTTACAGTATGGACTACCAGAAGGGGATGTTTGGAGCTTTTTGACATGTTAAGGTGGAGGCTGGAAGATATCGACTGAGAAGTGCTCACTGTCACTTTCCATTAGGCTGGGAATCAAAAGTGTGCAAAGGGGAAGAAAGTGACTGCACCCTTGCTTGGAGGGGGTGGGATAAATAATTTGACCTTGAGGCTGCAGCACCCACCCATGATAGAGTTTTAAAGGGAAAGAACACTGTTCAGGGACCCATTAACTGTACATGACAGAGACCTGGGGCATCCCTATTGCTTGGCCATCCTAATGCATTGCCCCCCACTTCTCTGTGTGTTGGACCTCACTGTCTCTGAGACTGCTGGATACCTCATTGACAGCAACACTTTTGTGCACAAAGGATATGAAACAATGGGGCCAAAAGTGTCAGGATGCCATATATATGCACTGTTCATCTTGCTTTTCTATGATGCAGCAGTCTCTCAGCACAGACCTCCATCcatggcacctcatctgtggctatgaGTGATGCCTGATGGTGCAATAATATGATTTGGTCCGACACTGAGAGACTAATAACCAAATGTATCATTAAAGCACAAAGAAATTATACAAAAATTTACAAGCCATTGCCATTCATGCCAGTGAGTGAGGTCAATAAGTTTTCAAAgaacaagaatcatagaatcccaacaatgtggaaacaggtccttcagcccaacaagtccacaccgaccctccaaagagtaacccacccagacccattcccctaccctattactctacatttacccctgactaatgcactcaacctacacatccctaaacactttgggcaatttagcatggccgtttcacctaaccagcacatctttggattgtgggaggaaacccacacagataggggagaatgcacaaactccacacagagacagttgcccaaagctggaattgaacctgggtccctggcgcttggagctctcattcctgacgaagggctttggcccgaaacattgattctcctgctcctcggatgctgcccgacctgctgtgcttttcaagcacagCAGTCTCGACTCtaaactccaacatctgcagtcctcacttttgccgctgtgaggcagtagtgctagccaccgAGCCACCTTGCCTCTTCTTCCTCTTATGCAGTCAGACACTACTGTAGCTTCTGGGAAATGAGAGTTATTGAATCCCATATACTGTTCCTCCCTGCGTATGTGGATCATGTCCCTGATTGCTGACACTTCAAGGTCatctgcctggggctgagcaggtcTCTCCCTGGTCTTCAGCAGTCTTCCGAGTGCCAGCCGCCCAGAGAGTTTCTTCCTCAACCAGCTGCAGTGCTGTTCCAGTGAGGTGCTTACGAGATTGTGCTTCCACACTTTCTAAGCCTAACATTCCCACTGAGGTGTCAGCATCTGAGTGGGCTATGGTGCTGGAGGCAGTATTACTGAGTCTTTATTTGAGACCCTTAGTACTTTCTTAGGACTTCCATCCTCAATGATCCAGGACATGTCTTCTGGGGGAACCAGGTATTTCTCCACAGAGgtcatggaggtgctggtgtaccTGTAAGAAAAATGAGTGAGAAGGCATCACAGCCAGTGGTTATAAATGATGTGCAATGGATGGAACTGACATAAGGGTTAGTGTGAGAGATGCAATGGGATGAAGAGAAGT encodes:
- the si:dkey-245n4.2 gene encoding uncharacterized protein si:dkey-245n4.2 isoform X2; this encodes MKSVIMVLYLFYLFQIERFEGFNIKNMHLDKCIRANNEKNRISLTECNPDSEQQQWRWDSHLNSIVSLKTEQCLTVHKANKFGTVKLEPCASGQLQAWICSKRGHLTLEGFSLHLSIKHGTNKVHISHEKGKLSKWRTLKDQIICKEANNHIWQHEGHHIEVSETQTENIEKSTYIPMINNVSNASYPTFENITHLKENDKTVRFKLSDDTTWKVTMLILGAIMLMLGLIILPLNVLYHNTEQHRQEKDLEHFNFSFEDMSKEEVTCWNCC
- the si:dkey-245n4.2 gene encoding uncharacterized protein si:dkey-245n4.2 isoform X3, with translation MKSVIMVLYLFYLFQIERFEGFNIKNMHLDKCIRANNEKNRISLTECNPDSEQQQWRWDSHLNSIVSLKTEQCLTVHKANKFGTVKLEPCASGQLQAWICSKRGHLTLEGFSLHLSIKHGTNKVHISHEKGKLSKWRTLKDQIICKEANNHIWQHEGHHIEVSETQTENIEKSTYIPMINNVSNASYPTFENITHLKENDKTVRFKLSDDTTWKVTMLILGAIMLMLGLIILPLNVLYHNF